A region from the Campylobacter sp. MIT 12-8780 genome encodes:
- the recO gene encoding recombination protein RecO — protein MQGFILHTQRVKDEDLIVYVLSQRAVIKAYRFYGLRHSSILSGYKIDFELEENPSFLPRLKDTLHLGFKWIMSRDKMFIWQEFIRLFYKHLKDIEALDSFYFDLLDESSRRFERQNPFRVIVDAYANLLEFEGRLHKDFYCFACDELINEDEVTLIRGFLPAHKAHALSFSFDKNKLKDFFTHKNCSVFDDEEIKELYMLIKEGF, from the coding sequence ATGCAAGGCTTTATCCTTCATACCCAACGCGTAAAAGATGAAGACTTAATCGTTTATGTGTTAAGTCAAAGGGCTGTGATTAAGGCATATCGCTTTTATGGTTTAAGACATTCAAGTATTTTAAGTGGCTATAAGATAGATTTTGAATTAGAAGAAAATCCAAGCTTTTTACCTCGCCTTAAAGATACGCTTCATCTTGGTTTTAAGTGGATTATGAGTCGCGATAAAATGTTTATTTGGCAGGAATTTATACGACTTTTTTATAAACACTTAAAAGATATTGAAGCACTTGATTCATTTTATTTTGATTTGCTTGATGAAAGCTCAAGACGTTTTGAAAGGCAAAATCCATTTCGTGTTATTGTTGATGCTTATGCAAATTTGCTTGAATTTGAGGGCAGGCTTCATAAAGATTTTTATTGTTTTGCTTGTGATGAACTGATAAATGAAGATGAAGTAACGCTCATAAGAGGTTTTTTACCAGCTCACAAAGCCCATGCTTTGAGTTTTAGTTTTGATAAAAATAAACTTAAGGACTTTTTTACGCATAAAAATTGCTCGGTTTTTGATGATGAGGAGATTAAAGAGCTTTATATGCTTATCAAAGAGGGATTTTAG
- the obgE gene encoding GTPase ObgE produces the protein MFIDSVKLVLSSGNGGKGAVSFRREKHVPLGGPDGGDGGKGGDVVIVCNNNAHTLANFKGKKELSAQNGQNGDKRNRNGKSGANLEISVPAGTQIIDDESGEVLLDMTTHLEQKILLKGGKGGLGNTHFKNATNQRPDYAQAGIKGQSLKVRLELKLIADVGLVGFPNVGKSTLISVISNAKPQIANYEFTTLTPKLGLVQVGEYDSFVMADIPGIIEGASEGRGLGLEFLKHIERTSFLLFVLDPLRELSLKEQFEALSKELEKFSSKLYERKFGIMISKSDSIELMPELKEKFEVAFNELKAHLKTLKNPECFIIKVSSLQSLGLSELKNELFKQITRV, from the coding sequence ATGTTTATTGATAGTGTAAAATTAGTCCTTAGCTCTGGAAATGGTGGCAAAGGAGCGGTAAGCTTTCGCCGTGAAAAACATGTGCCCTTAGGCGGTCCTGATGGCGGTGATGGTGGCAAGGGCGGCGATGTGGTTATCGTGTGTAATAATAACGCTCATACCTTGGCTAATTTTAAGGGCAAAAAAGAACTTAGCGCACAAAATGGACAAAACGGCGATAAACGCAACCGCAATGGCAAAAGTGGAGCAAATCTTGAGATCTCAGTGCCTGCTGGCACACAAATTATCGATGATGAAAGTGGAGAAGTTTTACTTGATATGACAACTCACTTAGAGCAAAAAATATTACTCAAAGGTGGTAAAGGTGGGCTTGGCAATACGCATTTTAAAAATGCGACAAATCAACGTCCAGATTATGCTCAAGCTGGTATTAAGGGGCAAAGCTTAAAGGTGCGTTTAGAACTTAAGCTTATCGCTGATGTTGGACTTGTGGGCTTTCCAAATGTTGGCAAATCAACACTTATAAGCGTGATCTCAAATGCAAAGCCACAAATTGCAAATTATGAATTTACCACACTCACACCAAAGTTAGGTTTGGTTCAAGTTGGTGAATATGATAGTTTTGTTATGGCTGATATACCCGGCATCATCGAAGGGGCAAGTGAGGGCAGGGGCTTGGGACTTGAGTTTTTAAAGCATATAGAACGCACTTCTTTTTTGCTTTTTGTGCTTGATCCTTTGCGTGAGTTAAGTTTAAAAGAGCAGTTTGAGGCTTTAAGCAAAGAGCTTGAAAAATTTTCATCAAAGCTTTATGAAAGAAAATTTGGCATTATGATCTCAAAAAGTGATAGTATAGAACTTATGCCTGAGTTAAAAGAAAAATTTGAAGTCGCTTTTAATGAGCTAAAAGCTCATCTTAAAACACTTAAAAATCCAGAATGTTTTATCATCAAGGTTTCAAGCTTGCAAAGTCTTGGGCTAAGTGAGCTTAAAAATGAACTTTTTAAACAAATCACTCGTGTGTAA
- the rpmA gene encoding 50S ribosomal protein L27, whose translation MAHKKGQGSTQNNRDSIGRRLGVKKFGGEFVRAGNIIIRQRGTATHAGNNVGMGKDHTIFALIDGFVKFERKDKDRKKVSVYPA comes from the coding sequence ATGGCACACAAGAAAGGTCAAGGCTCAACTCAAAATAACCGCGATTCCATAGGTCGTCGTTTAGGTGTTAAAAAATTTGGTGGTGAATTTGTCCGAGCTGGCAATATCATCATTCGCCAAAGAGGCACAGCAACTCACGCTGGCAACAATGTAGGCATGGGTAAAGATCACACTATCTTCGCTTTGATTGATGGTTTTGTGAAATTTGAAAGAAAAGACAAAGATAGAAAAAAAGTTTCTGTATATCCTGCTTAA
- the rplU gene encoding 50S ribosomal protein L21 — MYAIIKHSGKQYRVSVGDELKLDRFEAEEKSSIEVTEVLALSDKELKVGAPLLAGAKVVLEVINHGKDKKVVIYKKRRRKDSKIKRGFRRQFTRVRVKEIKG; from the coding sequence ATGTATGCGATCATCAAACACAGCGGCAAGCAATACCGAGTAAGCGTTGGCGATGAGCTAAAACTTGATCGTTTTGAAGCCGAAGAAAAAAGCAGTATTGAAGTCACAGAAGTGCTTGCACTTAGTGATAAAGAACTCAAGGTAGGTGCGCCTTTGCTAGCTGGTGCAAAAGTTGTTTTAGAAGTGATTAATCACGGCAAAGACAAAAAAGTCGTGATTTACAAAAAAAGACGCAGAAAAGATTCAAAGATAAAAAGAGGCTTTAGAAGACAATTCACACGCGTTAGAGTAAAAGAAATCAAAGGCTAA
- a CDS encoding DUF342 domain-containing protein produces the protein MSSQILTSFVSKTPVFDYEAYLKKNTLDPQEHSFKVLNFTTFYTESNDGLSIELKSTQLNVFESDSFFINEKLNIYQTYEIAVIQKAPPRFELELKYDEQFINIQAIIKQDTHLEYYDELYEDILQEIYRQMIELNLLIGIRAFALHSLIKDFVEQVSMGICMINDVVIEVARGIEKIDDKPDELIMHFRQILDEKKAHFESDFEKGDLAATLNKGDLTLEYKKVRTGIDGKNIKNHVIKRKVELAKCRPKINEQNFEVEENDKIIKYFAKIDGFMQNKDLNFDISNEITSDKKLSLKSSGSVKASEGEEVNINLTMANRFDDGIDSGITVEAQIINLNGSVAENAIVKANKRLDIKGQIHSKAKIYAKHARIFNLKGFLRAEVAIVDTLERGILEAKTAFVKNAINAKIYAENVYIENLASTNEIHFLNNCFIKECCGDTNKFIVDALDFKQINDALTRGKQKLQELEECEKICKSLQESYKLISPNMQNILLSYKAMKDAHQEPPKSFTDQIIRFRNLVNKIKEVEQKLTNKQKVENEVKEQINKINNIINQAEVFNQSGLWSRDYNEIRFVFTEGDVITRAIDAQSDLFKIALHEKKVCFTHKSQEENKEFEALKELEAELIKEFDS, from the coding sequence ATGAGTTCGCAAATTCTTACGAGCTTTGTATCAAAAACACCGGTTTTTGACTATGAAGCATATCTTAAAAAAAATACACTTGATCCACAAGAGCATTCATTTAAGGTGCTTAATTTTACGACTTTTTATACAGAATCAAACGACGGCTTGTCTATCGAGCTTAAAAGCACGCAGCTTAATGTCTTTGAAAGCGATAGCTTTTTTATAAATGAAAAATTAAATATTTATCAAACCTATGAAATTGCAGTGATTCAAAAAGCTCCACCTCGTTTTGAGCTTGAGCTTAAATACGATGAGCAATTTATCAATATCCAAGCCATAATCAAGCAAGATACACACCTTGAGTATTATGATGAGTTATATGAGGATATTTTGCAAGAAATTTATCGTCAAATGATTGAACTTAACTTACTTATAGGTATTCGTGCTTTTGCACTGCATTCTTTGATTAAAGACTTTGTAGAGCAAGTAAGTATGGGAATTTGTATGATTAATGATGTTGTGATTGAAGTAGCAAGAGGTATTGAAAAGATTGATGATAAACCAGATGAGCTTATCATGCATTTTCGCCAAATTTTAGATGAGAAAAAAGCCCACTTTGAATCAGATTTTGAAAAAGGTGATTTAGCTGCAACCTTAAATAAAGGTGATTTGACACTTGAATACAAAAAAGTTCGCACAGGGATTGATGGTAAAAACATCAAAAATCATGTCATCAAACGCAAAGTCGAGCTAGCAAAATGTCGTCCAAAAATCAATGAGCAAAATTTCGAAGTAGAAGAAAATGATAAAATCATCAAATATTTTGCAAAAATCGATGGTTTTATGCAAAATAAAGACTTAAATTTTGATATTAGCAACGAAATCACTTCAGATAAAAAGCTTAGTCTAAAAAGTTCAGGCTCCGTAAAAGCAAGTGAAGGTGAAGAGGTTAATATCAACTTAACTATGGCAAATCGCTTTGATGATGGTATAGATTCAGGCATCACAGTAGAAGCTCAAATCATCAATCTTAACGGCTCAGTAGCCGAAAATGCTATAGTTAAAGCCAATAAAAGGCTTGATATCAAAGGACAAATCCACTCAAAAGCAAAAATTTATGCAAAACATGCAAGAATTTTTAATCTCAAAGGTTTTTTGCGTGCTGAAGTGGCGATAGTTGATACCTTAGAACGCGGTATTTTAGAAGCAAAAACAGCCTTTGTAAAAAATGCAATCAACGCAAAAATTTATGCTGAAAATGTCTATATTGAGAATCTCGCTAGCACAAATGAAATTCATTTCTTAAACAACTGCTTTATCAAAGAATGTTGCGGCGATACAAATAAATTTATCGTTGATGCCCTTGACTTTAAGCAGATTAATGATGCTTTAACAAGAGGAAAGCAAAAGCTTCAAGAACTAGAAGAGTGTGAAAAAATTTGTAAAAGCCTCCAAGAAAGTTATAAGCTTATCAGCCCAAATATGCAAAATATACTTTTATCTTACAAAGCTATGAAAGACGCTCACCAAGAGCCACCAAAAAGCTTTACAGATCAAATCATTCGTTTTAGAAATTTAGTCAATAAAATAAAAGAAGTCGAACAAAAACTTACAAATAAGCAAAAAGTAGAAAATGAAGTAAAAGAACAAATCAACAAAATAAACAATATCATCAATCAAGCAGAAGTCTTTAATCAAAGCGGTTTGTGGAGTAGAGATTATAATGAAATCCGCTTTGTTTTTACAGAAGGTGATGTTATCACAAGAGCTATTGATGCGCAAAGTGATTTATTTAAGATCGCTTTGCATGAGAAAAAAGTATGTTTTACTCATAAAAGCCAAGAAGAAAACAAAGAATTTGAGGCTTTAAAAGAGCTTGAAGCAGAGCTTATAAAAGAATTTGACTCATAA
- a CDS encoding DUF2920 family protein: MFNNKTLSIPASEDKELELKRENPLEFKLDFDDEKPVKALFFLIAGLGEDNNQSYQDHLAEFLVKEYQVAVIRVSYNNIGLRPQNGATFVMDAKDKEIYLRVGEGLNINFADNFFPPHDLSQQETYQACAILNNAIQERQNRGFYKKGIRIGISISVQPARNEYLNFGVLQAMDILNVLQFIKKNPPFILEKDYKTIMFGSSHGGYLALLAAKFAPWLIDGVLENSAYVKPQMRLFGLGRDVDYIKECEFQAGEFFEHVVLCCVTKTPFSLDTNSKYYFSSDHHHIRDIFNEAHLRTQANYPKPYYISYHSIQDELDLAQNKEQMFELLKELDFKGSLHIIKDESEVDGTFIKSLKHGMGMSLKMLIQKELPTLLALKKRKLSKNTPREILYKGEKLDYLFKETHGGGAFELELFRHD; encoded by the coding sequence ATGTTTAATAACAAAACTTTAAGCATACCAGCAAGCGAGGATAAGGAGCTTGAGTTAAAAAGAGAAAATCCGCTTGAGTTTAAGCTTGATTTTGATGATGAAAAACCGGTTAAGGCTTTGTTTTTTCTTATCGCTGGTTTGGGCGAGGATAACAATCAAAGCTATCAAGATCATTTGGCTGAATTTTTAGTTAAAGAATACCAAGTCGCTGTGATACGAGTAAGTTACAACAATATAGGACTTCGTCCGCAAAATGGAGCGACTTTTGTTATGGACGCAAAAGATAAGGAAATTTATCTACGAGTAGGCGAAGGTCTTAATATCAACTTTGCAGATAATTTTTTTCCACCACATGATCTTAGTCAGCAAGAAACATATCAAGCCTGCGCTATACTCAATAACGCTATACAAGAAAGACAAAACAGAGGCTTTTACAAAAAAGGCATAAGGATCGGTATAAGCATTAGCGTGCAGCCAGCTCGCAACGAATACTTAAATTTTGGTGTTTTACAAGCCATGGATATACTTAATGTTTTACAATTTATCAAGAAAAATCCACCTTTTATACTTGAAAAAGATTATAAAACGATTATGTTTGGTTCATCTCATGGCGGGTATCTTGCTTTGCTTGCGGCTAAATTTGCTCCTTGGCTTATCGATGGTGTTTTAGAAAATTCAGCCTATGTAAAGCCACAAATGCGTCTTTTTGGGCTTGGAAGGGATGTGGATTATATTAAAGAGTGTGAATTTCAAGCTGGTGAATTTTTTGAGCATGTTGTGTTGTGCTGTGTTACAAAGACACCTTTTTCGCTTGATACAAATTCAAAATATTATTTTTCAAGCGATCATCATCATATACGAGATATCTTTAATGAAGCCCATTTACGCACTCAAGCAAACTATCCAAAGCCTTATTATATCAGTTATCATAGCATACAAGATGAACTTGATTTAGCCCAAAACAAAGAACAAATGTTTGAGCTTTTAAAAGAGCTTGATTTTAAAGGCTCGCTTCATATTATCAAAGATGAAAGCGAAGTTGATGGGACTTTTATCAAAAGCTTAAAACATGGCATGGGTATGTCTTTAAAAATGCTGATACAAAAAGAATTACCCACTTTACTTGCTTTAAAAAAACGCAAACTTTCTAAAAATACACCAAGAGAAATTCTTTATAAAGGCGAAAAGCTTGATTATCTTTTTAAAGAAACTCATGGGGGGGGGGCATTTGAATTAGAGCTTTTTAGGCATGATTAA
- a CDS encoding anaerobic C4-dicarboxylate transporter, translating to MDILLILQIIVLLGAIFLGVRLGGIGIGFAGGLGVVVLTLILGMKVGNIPWDVILIIMSVIAAISAMQLAGGLDYLVQVAEKILRSNPKYINYLAPTVTYVLTLLAGTGHTAFSMIPVIVEVAKEQNIKPSAPLSIAVVSSQIAITASPVSAAVVYMTGVLEPLGWSYPLLLGIWIPTTFVGCMLTAFIISKITDLDLSKDEVYQERLKNGLIKASTGAIHTEVKPGAKLSVLIFLLGVLCVVFYATTISDVVRKPMLDYVNMLIAEGSSLSALAEFVKSYIDPVRLPRDGAIMSFMLSIAALIVIFCKINTAKIFEQSVFKSGMVACVCVLGVAWLGDTFVAGYKGQIQDIAGDLATKLPFLVAVAFFFASMLLYSQAATAKAIVPTIVAALSISATSDGSIAANSYILVASFAAVSALFVLPTYPTLLGAVQMDDTGSTRIGKYVFNHAFLVPGTLAIALSVALGFLVAPLF from the coding sequence ATGGATATTTTACTCATACTTCAAATCATCGTTTTACTTGGTGCCATTTTCTTAGGCGTTCGCCTTGGAGGCATAGGCATAGGCTTTGCTGGTGGGCTTGGCGTAGTCGTGCTTACGCTTATACTTGGTATGAAAGTAGGTAATATCCCTTGGGATGTTATCTTAATCATTATGAGCGTCATTGCAGCTATTTCAGCTATGCAGCTTGCTGGTGGGCTTGATTATCTCGTGCAAGTAGCTGAAAAGATATTACGTTCAAATCCAAAGTATATCAACTATCTTGCTCCAACCGTGACTTATGTTTTGACACTTTTAGCGGGCACAGGACATACAGCTTTTTCTATGATACCAGTTATCGTTGAGGTAGCAAAAGAGCAAAACATCAAGCCTTCAGCTCCTCTAAGCATAGCTGTTGTTTCAAGTCAAATCGCCATCACAGCAAGCCCAGTTTCAGCTGCTGTTGTATATATGACAGGGGTTTTAGAGCCTTTAGGCTGGAGCTATCCTTTGCTTTTAGGAATTTGGATACCAACAACCTTTGTGGGTTGTATGCTTACAGCTTTTATCATTTCTAAAATCACTGATCTTGATCTAAGCAAAGATGAAGTGTATCAAGAAAGACTTAAAAATGGGCTTATCAAAGCAAGCACAGGAGCAATTCATACTGAAGTAAAACCAGGCGCCAAGCTTTCAGTGCTTATTTTCTTGCTTGGAGTGCTTTGTGTGGTATTTTATGCAACAACGATTTCAGATGTAGTGCGTAAGCCTATGCTTGATTATGTGAATATGCTTATTGCTGAGGGTAGTTCTTTAAGTGCTTTGGCTGAATTTGTAAAAAGCTATATTGATCCTGTGCGCTTGCCAAGAGATGGTGCGATCATGAGCTTTATGCTAAGCATTGCGGCTTTAATTGTGATCTTTTGTAAAATCAACACCGCAAAGATTTTTGAACAAAGCGTGTTTAAATCAGGTATGGTAGCTTGCGTGTGCGTGCTTGGTGTAGCTTGGCTTGGAGATACTTTTGTGGCTGGCTATAAGGGTCAAATTCAAGATATAGCTGGGGATTTAGCGACAAAATTACCTTTCCTTGTGGCTGTAGCCTTTTTCTTTGCAAGTATGCTTTTATACTCTCAAGCAGCTACAGCTAAGGCTATCGTGCCTACTATAGTTGCTGCTCTTTCCATCTCAGCAACAAGCGATGGAAGCATTGCTGCAAACTCATACATACTTGTAGCTTCTTTTGCTGCAGTTTCAGCTCTTTTTGTGCTTCCTACTTATCCAACCTTACTTGGTGCGGTGCAAATGGACGATACAGGTTCAACAAGGATAGGAAAATATGTATTTAACCATGCTTTCTTGGTTCCAGGAACCTTAGCTATCGCTTTAAGTGTAGCTCTAGGATTTTTAGTCGCTCCACTTTTTTAA